One region of Populus trichocarpa isolate Nisqually-1 chromosome 4, P.trichocarpa_v4.1, whole genome shotgun sequence genomic DNA includes:
- the LOC7468341 gene encoding beta-carotene hydroxylase 2, chloroplastic isoform X1, with protein MASGITAATVSKPSGYIFTSHLLQKPLTTTSLSLPFIRHQNLLHYGFKVPRKTSFAVCFVVEYQTKPISAHLENQQEEEPKDVNKNQILTPRVAERLARKQRERDTYLIAAVMSSLGITSTAVLAVYYRFYWLEGGKVSWPEMFGTFALSVGAAVGMEFWARWAHKELWHASLWNMHESHHRPRDGPFELNDVFAIINAVPAISLVAYGFFNEGLVPGLCFGAGLGITVFGMAYMFVHDGLVHKRFPVGPIADVPYFTRVAAAHQIHHSEKFNGVPYGLFLGHKEIEEVGGQEELEREINRRTKSSKGL; from the exons ATGGCGTCAGGAATCACCGCTGCCACCGTATCCAAGCCCTCCGGGTACATCTTCACCTCTCATCTCCTTCAAAAACCATTAACAACAACCTCACTTTCCCTTCCTTTTATCCGACACCAAAACCTTCTACACTATGGATTCAAAGTTCCAAGAAAAACAAGCTTTGCTGTTTGTTTTGTAGTTGAATATCAAACGAAACCAATTAGTGCCCATCTCGAGaatcaacaagaagaagagCCTAAAGATGTTAACAAGAACCAGATCTTGACGCCTCGCGTGGCTGAAAGATTGGCAAGAAAGCAAAGAGAAAGAGATACTTATTTGATTGCAGCTGTTATGTCTAGTTTGGGGATTACTTCCACGGCCGTCTTGGCTGTTTATTATAGGTTTTATTGGCTCGAg GGAGGGAAAGTGTCTTGGCCTGAAATGTTTGGTACATTTGCTCTTTCAGTGGGTGCTGCT gtgGGGATGGAATTTTGGGCAAGATGGGCTCATAAAGAACTTTGGCATGCTTCTTTGTGGAACATGCATGAG TCTCACCATAGACCAAGAGATGGGCCATTTGAGCTAAACGATGTATTTGCCATAATCAATGCAGTCCCGGCAATTTCCCTTGTCGCTTATGGTTTCTTTAATGAGGGCCTTGTACCTGGTCTTTGTTTCGGTGCT GGTCTAGGAATTACAGTGTTCGGCATGGCCTATATGTTTGTCCATGATGGTCTTGTTCACAAGAGATTTCCAGTAGGGCCCATTGCAGACGTCCCATATTTCACCAGGGTAGCAGCAGCTCACCag ATCCACCACTCAGAGAAATTCAATGGCGTCCCATATGGGTTGTTTCTAGGGCATAAG GAAATTGAGGAAGTTGGAGGCCAAGAAGAATTGGAAAGGGAGATCAATAGGAGAACCAAATCATCCAAGGGGTTATGA
- the LOC7494526 gene encoding probable polygalacturonase: protein MEFCSKYRKYQVLQIIISTVFILGSSLAGSTLAEYHQNTVEYKAINCRKHSAVLTDFGAVGDGKTSNTKAFAEAIKKLSKYAPDGGAQLIVPAGKWLTGSFNLTSHFTLFLHKDAVLLASQDEDEWPLLTPLPSYGGVRENAVFGRPGGLIFASNVTDVIITGNNGTVDGQGAVWWEKFNEKKLKKLERPYLIEIMYSDQVQISNITLINSPQWHVHPIYSSNLWIQGVTILAPVDVPNTDGINPDSCTNVIIEDCYIVSGDDCIAVKSGLDQYGIKVGMPMKQLVIRRITCISPKSAAIALGSEMSGGIEDVRIEDITAINTESAVRVKTAVGRGGYVKDIFVRRMTLKTMKYVFWMIGSYSSHADEGYDPKALPEITNINFRDIAADNVTIPGKLEGLGEGNPFTGICISNVTMTLAEKHKEPAWNCTDVSGVSSNVTPMPCAALPKKSMDCPFPEDKLPIEKVRLQTCSATS from the exons ATGGAGTTTTGTTCTAAGTACAGAAAGTACCAG GTTTTGCAGATTATTATCTCAACCGTTTTCATATTGGGATCATCACTTGCTGGTTCAACACTCGCAGAATACCACCAAAATACGGTAGAGTACAAAGCGATAAATTGTCGAAAGCACAGTGCAGTTTTGACAGATTTTGGAGCAGTTGGCGATGGAAAAACATCCAACACAAAGGCTTTTGCAGAAGCTATTAAGAAACTAAGCAAGTATGCACCAGATGGTGGAGCACAACTTATTGTACCCGCAGGAAAATGGTTAACTGGGAGTTTTAATCTCACCAGCCATTTCACTCTTTTTCTCCATAAGGATGCTGTTCTTCTTGCTTCTCAG GATGAGGATGAATGGCCACTTCTCACTCCATTGCCCTCTTACGGAGGAGTAAGAGAAAACGCTGTTTTTGGAAGACCTGGTGGTCTCATTTTTGCTTCAAACGTAACCGACGTCATAATTACTG GCAACAATGGCACGGTTGATGGCCAGGGTGCAGTATGGTGGGAAAAGTTCAAcgagaaaaaactgaaaaagctGGAGAGGCCTTATCTGATCGAGATCATGTACTCTGATCAGGTTCAAATATCGAATATAACCTTGATTAACTCTCCGCAATGGCATGTTCATCCTATTTATAGCAG CAATCTGTGGATTCAGGGGGTGACTATTCTGGCACCGGTTGATGTTCCCAATACAGATGGGATTAACCCAG ATTCATGCACTAACGTTATAATCGAAGATTGCTACATCGTATCTGGGGATGACTGCATCGCAGTTAAGAGTGGATTGGATCAATATGGAATCAAAGTTGGGATGCCTATGAAGCAACTAGTCATAAGAAGGATAACATGCATTTCCCCTAAGAGTGCTGCCATTGCTCTTGGAAGTGAAATGTCCGGTGGAATCGAGGATGTTAGAATTGAAGATATTACAGCCATTAACACTGAATCAGCTGTTCGAGTCAAAACCGCTGTAGGAAGAGGAGGTTATGTAAAAGACATTTTTGTGAGAAGAATGACCCTAAAGACAATGAAGTATGTCTTTTGGATGATAGGCTCTTATTCGTCACACGCTGATGAGGGATATGATCCAAAAGCACTGCCTGAGATCACAAATATAAATTTCAGAGATATAGCAGCTGACAATGTAACGATTCCGGGGAAACTAGAAGGACTCGGCGAGGGAAATCCTTTTACAGGGATTTGCATTTCTAATGTAACGATGACCTTGGCTGAGAAACATAAAGAACCAGCATGGAACTGCACTGATGTATCGGGAGTTTCAAGCAATGTGACTCCCATGCCATGTGCTGCGTTGCCGAAGAAAAGCATGGATTGTCCCTTCCCAGAAGACAAACTTCCGATTGAGAAAGTTAGGCTCCAAACTTGTTCTGCCACTAGCTAG
- the LOC7468341 gene encoding beta-carotene hydroxylase 2, chloroplastic isoform X2 produces the protein MASGITAATVSKPSGYIFTSHLLQKPLTTTSLSLPFIRHQNLLHYGFKVPRKTSFAVCFVVEYQTKPISAHLENQQEEEPKDVNKNQILTPRVAERLARKQRERDTYLIAAVMSSLGITSTAVLAVYYRFYWLEGGKVSWPEMFGTFALSVGAASHHRPRDGPFELNDVFAIINAVPAISLVAYGFFNEGLVPGLCFGAGLGITVFGMAYMFVHDGLVHKRFPVGPIADVPYFTRVAAAHQIHHSEKFNGVPYGLFLGHKEIEEVGGQEELEREINRRTKSSKGL, from the exons ATGGCGTCAGGAATCACCGCTGCCACCGTATCCAAGCCCTCCGGGTACATCTTCACCTCTCATCTCCTTCAAAAACCATTAACAACAACCTCACTTTCCCTTCCTTTTATCCGACACCAAAACCTTCTACACTATGGATTCAAAGTTCCAAGAAAAACAAGCTTTGCTGTTTGTTTTGTAGTTGAATATCAAACGAAACCAATTAGTGCCCATCTCGAGaatcaacaagaagaagagCCTAAAGATGTTAACAAGAACCAGATCTTGACGCCTCGCGTGGCTGAAAGATTGGCAAGAAAGCAAAGAGAAAGAGATACTTATTTGATTGCAGCTGTTATGTCTAGTTTGGGGATTACTTCCACGGCCGTCTTGGCTGTTTATTATAGGTTTTATTGGCTCGAg GGAGGGAAAGTGTCTTGGCCTGAAATGTTTGGTACATTTGCTCTTTCAGTGGGTGCTGCT TCTCACCATAGACCAAGAGATGGGCCATTTGAGCTAAACGATGTATTTGCCATAATCAATGCAGTCCCGGCAATTTCCCTTGTCGCTTATGGTTTCTTTAATGAGGGCCTTGTACCTGGTCTTTGTTTCGGTGCT GGTCTAGGAATTACAGTGTTCGGCATGGCCTATATGTTTGTCCATGATGGTCTTGTTCACAAGAGATTTCCAGTAGGGCCCATTGCAGACGTCCCATATTTCACCAGGGTAGCAGCAGCTCACCag ATCCACCACTCAGAGAAATTCAATGGCGTCCCATATGGGTTGTTTCTAGGGCATAAG GAAATTGAGGAAGTTGGAGGCCAAGAAGAATTGGAAAGGGAGATCAATAGGAGAACCAAATCATCCAAGGGGTTATGA